GATTAGAAGCCAACCACACTACAAGAATATGACAGGACATAACCAAAGCATTACAAACTGGGCAGCAAAAATCATTGATTCCCTACTCTTCCTATTAACAACAGACCTTGTTGGAATGTGATCATGCACACAGCAAACactttaaaaattgaaaacaaataatctgtccttttagtttatttttaatgctaTATTCGGTtgaaatctattaaaaaattcattctcatttaagaaaaaaatataaaagaaaaaataaaataaaagtaatatagtTGAACATAATATTTTGGTGTTATAAGCATATAGATagactaatatataattttttttaaaaattctatctattttgtagaatttagtttaacgataaataatttcaaataaatttgattatataattctaaattaactttcatttcattcaaagtacataaattttaaatttacaaattaattttataaattttatgaattttaaccAAACATAAGGTAAAAATATCTtcaataataacttttatgaTTTAccactatatttattaaaaaattataaattagcaGTAGATTTTATCCTAAATTTACAATATagctattaaaaattttatatatatgaaattttttcataCATTTGTACTTAAATGTAacaaatttttaatgaattacaaatttcttttaaatatagtCAATATACTATGTCATCTTCCTCATCATAAAAAtcatcattaaaaaatatttttttaaaataaattaaaaatatgagtattaacttttaaattttaaaaaatttgattgagaattattaaaaaaatataaagtttgaaatttagttgataataaaaaaataaaaaaatacaatttcaaatttcttaaaataaatttgtaatcaaaataatagcaaTAGTTCACATAAcaaataattagtatatataaaaacttagCATTAGAAATAATCAGCTAAATTTGAGATACGTAtctaatttattcttttgacatattgtaaaattatttctattcATATAGAAagtggttttattttatatttaaaatattaaaagttttattatttgttattattttattttaaatgtaatataatagtaataattgcGGAAGACAAGTCGATATATTTTCTTCCTTAAATTTTCTGAATGTTTTGTATTTCCTTATCATGTCACAGAATTCCATCCATCACTTATATGccatattttatcttttctgaATTCATCATGGCTCTTAATGAAGGCAAAAAGCATATTTGGGCCCTGAACTTTATCTCTTTTTAGCTTTATACCTCTTAAgtttaaatcaatatatttagACCCTTTAACTTTGCAATGATGCATTCgtgtccctaattaaacaaatGTTTGTGCATGTTTGGCACTTGCTACTCAAGTTGCATGAATcatattttaaacaaaataagaaaactaactcaaaaatcttttagatatttaattcCTTCCTTTTTACTTGCGCTGTTCTTTGCTTTCGATAgcttcaattattttcttcaaatttttcattctgattcaattcaatttgagtcgattatttttttttaaatttatatatacactagtttattcattattagttataatgttctattataattttattttcatcgCTTGTAATTGTAATGTTCATTACGGATACATTTAATGTTCATGTAATGTCGTTATAAtatttagcacttttatttttcttaatagtCGATACTCAAAACTGTTGATGATTTATTGTGATTGTATGTgaaatcttttaataaagCTTATGATCTATATAACGATTATGCATTCAGAATGAGTTTTGGTGTAAGAAAGAGTAAGGAAAAGTATAGGGCATATGGAAAATTACTAACAATGAAAAGATTATTTTGTTCAAATACtagattgaaagaaaatatagagaaagaaataaaagataattaatatctATGGAAGAAAAACGactaatattcattagttaaATGAAAAATGTTTATCATGCAAAATTGTAATGTTAATTGTATGAAACATATATTAGTTGCATGAGTAACAATTAAACAAATGTACACATAAACATACAGTTTAACAATCACCACTTcattatctataattaaaatatatccaatatgcatttgattaaatgtaaaatattcatcatcaataattaaaatatacaccatatataaatatgatacTGATgtatacaatataaatatatatatatatatatatataataaattgtaatgtatataaaaataaatcaatattcaCATTATTCAAATaagtataattatattttcaaattagtATTCAAGAAAACTTATcagtattcatttattaaaaataaaatgttcaattttcacaaataatttattgaattatatttgCACACACACTCACAGTGCTAGTTAAACAAGCCAATTATTAACCACGAAATATTTTATGTgtgcaagaaaataaacctttgcatttataaattacaaaacatttattaattaaaatgtataTCAAATTTGGGTATTGATGTtcatatagtatttttttttaataataatgctagcatattattaacaataaatttagtaaTGCAGTAAAACGAAGTATAAAATAcactaaaaatagaaaataataaatacagtaataaattattagtaataatataatacaaaataaatagttaggattagtaaataatataataatttatctattttgcaataaatttaaatttatggttttaatttgcttttacttttttttttttagccaATTAGGTATTTAATAACATAAActattaattgattttcaatTATATCGGTCcgattttatgatttataaacacatgtttaattttataatttatcaaaatttacaTATATCAATGCTAAATATATGACACATCATATTTCCAAGTCCATGACATAACAATTGATTCCGTTTTGCATTGCAAAACCTAAagtttttctataattaagtAATGAACTTTATATGAGTAATAGAACTATCTCTTTTGCtctaaaagaaacaaaatttgaatataaaggGTGATGCTagatataaaatcaaataaaatccaAAGCCCCACGTCTCACATAACAATGATAAAAATAGCTCATTTGAGCCCCACGTCACAAATTTCTAATCTATCCtattcataaaataagaaaagaaacgaaataaacaaacaaacaaacaacaaaGCATATATGCAAAACCCTATTCATTGGATAACAACAACAAACATTAATAGCAACAAATTGTACAAATACAATTAAGAGGCATAAAGTTATGAATTCAGATAGTGACTAACAATCGTTTGGACTCCATTAAATTCATAGTACTCTAAAGTTACTATGCTTTGAACGGAGGAAAAGTTAATTTAGcgttttatataattaaatttataggaGATTGATcattgtaaaattaaattctaataaaatagatatgatttttaaatagatttcatattaataaattaatacttctATAAcaccaaaatatttatttcaattttattatttatattttattttttatcgcatatttttttttgctaaaataaaataaattctcatGTGGGTTTCAATcaaatatagtattaattaaGAGCTAAATTGGATATGattttgcaatttcttttctttttaattaactttgtGATACAATCTTAGTAAGGTAacaactaatttattttatgaaggTTTAAAAGGTGAATAGCTCTGCTGGTACTAAAATTTTGGTTTATGTTTCTAATTAGTATTAAtgctttaatttatattttttgtaccAAAACTTTAGTTCACATTATAGGCAACGATAGTCATTGAAAAtccattcaattttttatgatatggAGAGTAGAGCTCCACATCAGCGTTCCACTCACCGTTCACGTCATATCTGGTTTTGGCTAAATTGCTCTATTTGTACTAAAATTCTGCAACTTATATCTAAATGATactgattttttaattttttttagtaccACAcctataatttctatttcaattaataatatctatTGGGATTCTGGTGATTTTTTactgatttaattaattagtatcaCGTTTAGGTGAATTTTTGATTACCACGTTAgcaaaaaatatcaaaatttcaaaggGTACTAATATCACCGAAAGTGGAAAGTAATATCAGCGTAATTCGTTTTAAATAGCGGCTTAAGGAATAGTGTTTGAAGATTgtattaatattagttttttatcGCTATTTTGAATGggtatttataagaaaattgctaattatttatatggCGTGGTCCCAAAGATCAATGAGAATATGGATTCCTATTTTATCGCTGTATGGAATAATGATTTGCCTGTGGAATATGTTAGTGGGCTAGGCggattattaaatattagtaaGTTTTAAACTCATATgataatttatctttatataaaaCTTCATCAGATaccattaattaaaataaaaataataaatgtgaTATTAAAAACACAAATTGAAGAATCGGTATTTAGCGAAAGAAACGGTGAAGATGAAGATAATTACTTGTATAAGATTAgtaatttcatatacaaatattatggCCCTTGTGAATGTTAATATCAAACCCTCTGcgtataaattttatgtcaATAATCCCTCCATTAATAgcattaaaaattgaaaggaaTAAAGttgttaataattaataaaataataaaatttgatttaaagaaaaaaaacaaaagaataacataGAAATagcatatgagaaagtaaTTAGAAATGAGGAACATGAGCTATTATAAAGTCAATTTGTTTAAAACATCTTgtataaacatataatattagtattataattaaatgaaatttaaatataattaaaagactatggaataaattaataaaatatatcaataattatagataatatattattttgaaaaacaaaaaagactAAATATAACGACCAGTCATTTCGTGGGTACTGATAGGAATCATTTCTGAAAAAAACTGTTAAGACTTAATAATGATTTCATATGATCATCCACACTTGTCCACAACCATGATGGATTGGACTTCACTGTcataatgtttttcttttcttaaatttatttatttatttgagtaGTACTTAATCAACGCAGGATTCATCCTATTCCATCCACAATATGTTCTGattaagtttaaatttcattCCCTTAAATAAGAgctatgtataatatatatatatatatatataattttttttttctttttggttaatatattataatgcTTACCTTATAAAATGGATTCCAAgagttaaaatttgacaacTTAATAATCTATGTATAATTTTGTATGTTACTTAGTTTCTAGGAGGGTTATTTTGTTCAATTTGTATTCTTTATTCAAGTTGGTTCTTTGgctatattaataaaattattgggttataaaaaaatttggaataTATGAAACTAGGAATTTAGGATTTGTAGAGGGGAAAGTCCAAATTATAATAGGCTCTTTAGCATGGCAATGTTTTGGTGGAAGAGAATTAAGATGAAAGAAATATGGATGGAATGAGAATGGGTGGCAAGGTATGTTTAGTggtaaaaaatttcttttgttcttattttttaattttcaaagcaaataaaagctatttaattttataaaaaatttataaaatatgtttacttattattgtataaaaaattttattttctatttaactaaaatcttaagtttaaaaggtaaatttggaataaaaaataaaaattctttatttttatttaaaaacaagCAACGTATATgttaaagtttatttttcaaagtCTAGTTATAATTCAGAAAATAtgcaattatttttagtttaagaaaataatacaagtaaaaataaaatactatttcttgttttcatttgagaaactttttaaaaattaagaatattattcCTGGTGAAATAATCCGTATTTTCACTTTTAAATTgattagttaaaatataaaactatatggaaattaaattataaaattttatctttgatcattgattcaaaattaatgattgaaattttttatctaataaaagtatctatttttaaattaaattaaaatttttaataaaatcttaacctttctatttcaaattaaagGTCTAAATTACAAACATGATTTATCTTGTTAAACTTAAACATGAAAGAATCTCAATAGAAAAAACTACTAATGTATTGACATAGAATTTTGCGAGAGTACCATTTGTGCCACTCTATTAGTAtaagtctattttttaattataaacaattagtcggtattattttaaataatttatttattttatatgtccTACTAATATAGATTGTTAATGAACtcttatataacttttaattatctatacgagtcaaaattatataaataaatctcataatTACCAAGCATCACTaattagattttgaaaataaataaaagattttaagaaataaaaataatatatttaattttttaataactaaatattatatacaattggctaatttagtatttaatcatgttaataaattattaaaattaaaataatattaaattttatacatttatatgatattatacAGCTATGGGCTTTAGAATGACTCGTTAACTTATAACTAGTAAAAGTTGAACAAGTACTATCCGATGACTATACCAAACTCTCTCTAAACAATAAAACCTCTCTATATCCACACAtttgaaactaaataaaatttattattataaagagaTTATAACTTAATGGAGGTTGGAGTActaaactttttctttgaacttaatatttaatcttgtaaatgaaatgatataaaatagagataaaatatattaatatctaatcatattatacaaataagattaataaaataaaataatactatagtaaaataaaacataatataacatatatttgtaaagttatatatacaaaaattactatatgaaggaatattttcttaagatgggatttaaaaaatttataacttattacTGCAGCAcgtttatttctatttataacttGTCTAAATTGAAactgtaattttttatcactGTGTAAAGATTATCAACGTAGAGAGGTTTTAACATATTCCttttaataacaaataacACTATAGCGATACACCATTCCCTCGCTAAAAggtgaaaagtaaaaaaactaattcttATAATGATAATGGCCATAATACTCATAGGAGGGAGAGCTTTAAAGTTGTCACCACAAGTTATGTAAAAGTTCTACATTGTGTCATGTAAATTGACTGCAGAAATTTGAGAAGATGGTTTAGGAGTGGATTTGAAGTTAATGAGCGTGACTTACATATTATACAACCAAGTCTTGAAAGTGAATTTGAAGTTTGCTACTAGTTGCTAACTTATATGCAGTCCTACATAAAAAGATATCCAAGAAGAACAAAATGCATTTGTCCAGGCAATTCAAAGTTCGGGCTTTTATTTTTCGACTAACATAATTCTCTATGTGCTTCAAAGAATTGTAGTAAAGTGACCCAATGCATTTATGCTCGGGCCAAATGGTTTTCTATGATTCAGACTGGTTTAGATTGAATATAGATGCCTCTAAATCAAAATGAAATCTCTCATAAATATGGTAATCTTTGTTCACTACCATAGCATGAATATGACAGATGAgaattttcatctttttctgcattttctggattaaaatttgacaatttaCAGAACAAGTAGGAGCTTTAGACATTAAGACTGAAAGAAGAATTATCATCTTAAGAAGTGATCTCTCACTggatatattaaaagaaaaataaagaccTGCCAACTAACTTTCTAAATGCTACTTACAATATGAGACTAGAAACCAGCAAAGAACTATCAATGTGATAGAATTACTGCAGAAAACTTTGCTATAGTAGTTGCAATATCTTTCACTTTAtgaaaaaagagtaaaattaaGGAATTTAAACGAATAAAAAATGCACATGTTTGCAACAAATGTTTTACAGTGGACAAACTCTTGCTCATTGAATTCTTCAGATAGCTTTTAATTCTTGATCGTGTGTATTTATAATGTCAACCCAATCTTCACAATCTGATCCAACATATTTGCCACACTAGACATGCTGGGACGCTGGCTTGGATTTTCCCTCAAAGTAAGCTCCGCTACATCTGCAAGTTTAAGTAGGGGTTCCACATTTCTAGGTAGAGCCACATTCCGATCTATTATGGCAGCTGCTCTTCCCATTCTTAAAAGTGGCAATGCCCACTCAACAATGCTAGGAGGATTATAGTCCCTGTCATAGGCCTTTCTTCCGCTTAATATTTCTAGCAGAACAACACCAAAATTATAGACATCACTCACCATATCCCCATTTACATCCTTGTCATTGCTGCTTAAAAGTCCAAAATCTGCAATTCTTGCCCCCCACTCAGAATCAAGTAATATGTTTGAAGTCTTCACATCCCGATGAACAATGGGCGGCTTAACTTCATTGTGTAGGTATTCAAGTCCTCTTGCAGCCTGCAAAGAGATCTTCAATCTAAAGTTCCAATCAAGAGGAGAGAGCTCCCCATGGAGATGATCGTGAAGTGTGCCATGAGGCATTAGTTCGTATACCAGCAACCTTTCTCCCATTTCAGCACAGTAACCCAATAAGTTGACAATGTTACTATGCCTTATACTGCATAAAATTTCTAGTTCTGCTTCGAATTCTCGACTGTTTGTGTGTATTATGGTTGCAGCATTAGCTCTTTTAACTGCGATTTGCCTACCATCAGGAAGAACAGCCTTGTAAACAAAACCGAAGCTTCCTCTTCCAAGCTCATTGAATTCCTTGAACCCATGTGTTGCATCTTTCAGTTCTGAAAGCCGGAACACTTGAGTCTCTCCAATAGTGGTTATGGAGAGAGGCAGTTGAGGATTGGGATCAGGGTCAGCCTCCACCACTGGCTTGGCTAGACAACAACTGCACCTTTGTTTTCTGCTTTCTTCATCTTTAGCTTTCTGGGGAAAAAGACACCAACCAATTAAAACCAGCAATAAAACTGACACCAAAGAAGGGCCTATGATAATCACTAGTTTCTTTATCTGTTGATCCTGCTGCTTAAACCCTGATGAAGAAGGAAGTCCACAAACATCCCAGCAAGAACTATTTTGACAAAGTGAACAAGCAGTGCATATTCTATCTGCATTCTCACTACACGTACTGGATGGGAAATAGCCTTGGGAACAATTTGTGCCACAAGGCAAGCAAATCTTCAAGTCCTTCCTAACACATAAATTAGTCAATTCCGGTTCATTCAGCAAGCTTGCATTGAATGCAAACTTCCCAGTAGGACATGACCCTAGTGAACAAACTCCAGGACTACATAGCTGCAAAGGAGGGCTATAATCCATAAGGGACTTTCCATGAACATCCCAGCAATCAAGAACTAAGTCAACTTCTCTAACACCACAAGTAGTATAATCTGATGAAGCAATTGCCAGGAAACCAGAACCTTTTGGAACTGACGAAAGATCAACATTCCCCCAACATTCAACCCCATGATTGTCTTCACGGATGCCGCAGAAATGATGTGCACCTGCTGTTATATCCACAAATCTAGTTCCAGAAAGTGGAGCACCATAATCATTAGCATCACCCCAGCATTCTACTTCTCTAGATGCATTTCTAATCCCACAAACTGAATTCCTACTTGAGGCTAAAGTCTCAAAATCACCAAAACTAGCTGGAACTTCCAGATTAGCTGATCTGGGTCCCCAACAAATCACACCACCTTCCTTATTAGTCACACCACAACTAAAACCATCCCCAGAAACAATCCTCCTAAGAATAAGACTATCAACATTTGAATTGCGAAATGAATTAAATGTTTGATTAAATT
The nucleotide sequence above comes from Ricinus communis isolate WT05 ecotype wild-type chromosome 6, ASM1957865v1, whole genome shotgun sequence. Encoded proteins:
- the LOC8260100 gene encoding serine/threonine-protein kinase-like protein CCR2, with translation MLLQRSCLSGSPLFFLISLLLLLPITAFGYGSSGPIAAAFGQNGFFCAIDAGGKQAIICWNKNDNSSVPTATAYFSSLPPMASLSGGEGFLCGITSNSSQAFCFSLLTPGTDLVPTSFKSNSYSQIAVGKYHACAIKGSYFSSIEYGNINCWEFNQTFNSFRNSNVDSLILRRIVSGDGFSCGVTNKEGGVICWGPRSANLEVPASFGDFETLASSRNSVCGIRNASREVECWGDANDYGAPLSGTRFVDITAGAHHFCGIREDNHGVECWGNVDLSSVPKGSGFLAIASSDYTTCGVREVDLVLDCWDVHGKSLMDYSPPLQLCSPGVCSLGSCPTGKFAFNASLLNEPELTNLCVRKDLKICLPCGTNCSQGYFPSSTCSENADRICTACSLCQNSSCWDVCGLPSSSGFKQQDQQIKKLVIIIGPSLVSVLLLVLIGWCLFPQKAKDEESRKQRCSCCLAKPVVEADPDPNPQLPLSITTIGETQVFRLSELKDATHGFKEFNELGRGSFGFVYKAVLPDGRQIAVKRANAATIIHTNSREFEAELEILCSIRHSNIVNLLGYCAEMGERLLVYELMPHGTLHDHLHGELSPLDWNFRLKISLQAARGLEYLHNEVKPPIVHRDVKTSNILLDSEWGARIADFGLLSSNDKDVNGDMVSDVYNFGVVLLEILSGRKAYDRDYNPPSIVEWALPLLRMGRAAAIIDRNVALPRNVEPLLKLADVAELTLRENPSQRPSMSSVANMLDQIVKIGLTL